TCGAGAATTCGGGGTTATCTCTCCGAGTCCAAGATTCGGGTTTCAGTCAAAGCAGAAGAGGCGGTTTCTTTAGTGACTCCTGGAGGTGAGACTTGAGAACAGGCTgcggagtctttggtgctctctgaccttggttgttttcttgcagacatttaattacccaacAAATAgcatcaccagtgctagaagggagtggggtttggtcTCTATTTAgaaaccccactcccttgtagttctgatgatgttacctagttgggcaatgaaatgtctgcaagaaaaccatcaagctcagggagcaccaaggaccccatagttcaaCCCCCAgtcacaaatattctcttctgttgagaTGGGCTGTTAGAAAGCAGCTACACCACATATTGAACCCCAAATCAACACCAGTGGCTTGAACACCAGTGGCTTAGCACCTAAGAGTACATAGAGTTAAGCACTGAGACAGTCAACTGCAAACAATCAATGATAGATTATCACAGCAAATGTAGATATGTTGTACGTAACCCATGCCCTTTGCCTGCCATGGGATctgggaaaagaatctgaaaataaaaagGGACAATTAAAATGTCATTACATTAGGtccattttacaataaaaaaggcattttttaaaaaaaaataatatctaattTTCAATGGGTGTTTGGAGCTCCATTTTTGTCTCAGCATTGATATTACCCATTAGTCACTGCGCTCCCTCGTTGCAGTGAGATTAGTAGTGACACAACATACCATCAGCCGACTTAATTTCTCATCTTTCATAACTGCTTTGAGTAAATCCCAATGCCCAGTGAATAAAGATAAACATCCTTGCTCTATCTGGATTATGGTACAAAAGGAAATTATTAATCTAAAGTGCCATTTAGTGGGTTCATAAATATAATCAGTTATCTGTCAAGATTATCTAATACTTTCAAGATTATAACTGTCAACCACAAAGAGGAATGTTTCTTTGGTGGGCAGAAGTAGATCAAGATCTATGAATAGATGCCTGCATAAGGGGCAGGAAATCAACAAGGTTTCCAACTGTTGGGCATTGAACGATATATATCTGAGTCTCAAATGGTCTGTTGCTTCTCATAATAAATCAAAACACACGCATACATAGATGTGATTGCAGCAGTAACTTGTGACAAAACAACAATTACTCTTCATGTCACTCTACAGCACCTAAAACTGCACAGAATTGCAGTGCCCTTGTTCCTGTGTCCAGGAACAGAGTGTTCTTCCCTCTGTGGTCCCAGAAAGGGTTCGAGTTGAATCAAGTTTTTTTCTGGCAGGTTAGAAAAAGCAAGCTCCCTCCAACTTCTAGTTCTTTCTGTATCATGAAACAGGGAGTACGGTGAACATAAGTttctgatgaacgtatcttttcttttatgtacactgagagcatatgcaccaagacaaattccttgtgtgtccaatcacacttggccaataaaaaattctattctattctgaacatgAATAGGAAAGCTCCTCTTATACTTTATTGTGAACCTTGGAGATTGTCATGGTATACACTCCAGTCTTTCCACCATGTAGTGCTCTATGAAACAAGTGAGTACAGTGCACCTAAATCTGGAAGAAATAGACTGAAGGCAACATGTTATCTTGTGGGTTGCAGGTGTCTAGGATTCTACCTTCAAtccattctccccctccccttcctaccCAGGGCAAGCCAGCAATGACTTCTACTTAGATAGGCTCTTCCCAATATTGATATATTACTTGAAAGCCACTGAAACGTATTCATTCTGTTCTCTTGAGTGGAGCTGCTGCAATGGCAACTGCAGAAAAAGTTCATAAGCAATGGcaactgcagaaaaagaaatcTCAAAACTATTCTGGGCTCCACATcggtattttttttctccacaatTTAATTTCAAAGTAATCTCACTACAAACTGAACTTCTCAAGAACTTAGGATCCTGCTATTCATTCTTTTTTCCAGCTGGCTCAGAAACAGAACAGATCAGCTCAGTACGAGTACTTATCCATTTATGAAACCCAAGACCTTTTAAAAATTTTACGTTTCTTCAGTATGCTAGACAGAGAGAGCAAGCCCAAACTCAGTCGCtggtttccttccttttttgtaaTATATGCATGGCAGATGATTGGCTTTTTTTGTTCCGTAAAGAAATGAGGAACATACAAGAAAAAAAGTTCCATGCAGAAAAGGTgccaagacattttaaaaaaatgcttttgctgTTAGAAAATAAAAGGTTGATCTTGTTGATAAGAGAATATTGAAACTGCAATCCTATAAATCTGCCATGTCAAATTTGAGCTTGATACATTTTGTGGCTTCTGCCCAGACATTTTGAACAGTGGTAATGCTTTTCTGTGAGAATGTGTATGTTATTGTCatgatttattattaatattgctTCTCATCTGGAACAGGAATTGAGCACAGCTCGTATGAACACCTGGAGAGCAACTATGAAGTAAACTGGAAACATGTAATTCTATGCAATCTTTGTTCTTGCCACACATCAGCAAATAAACCATTTTTCCCATCTGTATGTCTATGAATGCTTTTACAATATGACAGAACCATGTGGAAAAGGGCAATTCACCTTAGTATCCTTTTTTGAAATCAATGTTAAGAGCAGTCCATGCTTCTGCGATTGAATTATTTTCCCATTCTTTGTAAAGAAattaatttttctgtactttgaaacaaaaaaatgtaagagCAACAATTTATTGATGGCATGTAGGTGCCTAATAAATCTGAATGAATACGGCAGTTCTACCGCAAACACCTAATACTGAACAcacttgggggaaaggggaattaTCAGATTTGGATAAAGACTGATATAAAAGTAAGTCACAATCAAGTGTAATAGAGGATTGATCAGAAATAGAGGATTGATTgtgaaaagaaaatttaaagaagCAAATTCAAAGCATAGTTTTAATGAAGCATATGATGTCCAATAAAGCTTGATTTAAATAAATGCAGTAGGTGGAGCTTTATTTCAAAATGAAAGTTTGTTTCTCTCCACTTTGTAGACTTTGCTGTAAATCAGTTTCCCAAGGTGCAATCGTTAAATTGATTTCAACACAATCAAGCAATTTGGGACATCCTAATTTACTGGACCAGGTGCAATTTTAAGCCACCGTATGGGCTGCTGTATGTAAGTAAAATAAATTTCCACTGCTTACGGTTCAATCATAATGTAATGTTTGGAATCTAGAAAGACTGGCCTTGCTGTCAGGACGTAACTTTTCCCCTGGCTTAATAGATGCGCAATTGAGGCAAACACGTTACTCTGATCCATTTATTATAATCCGCCCTATTGCCCTTGTCGCAGAATGCAGAGAAAAATACCTATTACTCCCTGGCTGAGTAGAGATACTAAAAGCTTCGCTTTAGGTATCACAGTGGAAGCTTTTGAGCAGCTTCTTAAAATTCAAGCTTCCCTCTATTGAGTCTACTCCGTTTTATTGCCTTACCTACCGACTTAAAACACTTTATACGGTTGAAATGCAGAAAGGGCGGAGAAACCCCGCCTAGGGTAACAGGTTGCATCTATCAACGCACGAAGCAAAAGAGCGCATGCGTACTCAGGATAGGAACTTGTCAGACGAGAGGTGGAGTTACTACAGCGGGAGCCAAAGCACCGGCGGTAAGCGGAAGTGGGGTAGTGGTGGGAGGAAGCTGTTGGGAAAAAATGCGTGGGTAGGAGGACTATAGAAATGCATTGTTTGGTTTGGGGAATTAACCCCAACATGAGCATTATCGAGTGTATATCTGGGCTTACAGAGAAGCTCGATGGGGTTGAATAGGTTTTCTCGGTTCGCGCGGTGCTTTATTGTCGTATTTCTTCAAGTTTCGCGCGAAACAGTCCCATTCGGCTGTCAGAAAGTCTCTAGCTCGGGGACGTCCCAGCCTTGGCTACTTTGAGACCTAGggagttcaactcccacaattcaccCGCAAGCATGGCTGGccggggaattgtgggagttgaagttcacaggtctgaAAATGACCAAGGTTGGAAGCCCTTGCTGTAGCTCAAGGGAAAACTGGATGAAGGTGTGTCTCCTGTTTTCTACAGCTGTTGGCATTCTTTCTGAAAATGCATAAAATGATCTGACTGCATCATTTGTCATTGTGATCCTTTTTCCTTGAAAAGAGACTTTGCTGAGGTCAAGCCCTCTTCCAAGTTATTCATGATGAGCCGCGTTTGATCTTCAGGCTTCCTTAAGTGATTATGGTTGCTTAAAAGTAGTGTTCAACCTGCATTCCTCATTCTCTGTGATGAAAGAGGGAATAGGACACTCCTGTTTGGAAGTTCATGGAAGgaaaaaacagtaaaaaacagtgcttggaatactttacctgactctgtggtctcttcccgtaatcctaaaagctttaacccaaaactttctactattgacctcaccccattcctaagaggaccaaaggggcgtgcataagcgtacaaacgtatctaccgttcctgtcctattgtttttcttttcttcctatatatatatgcttatacctcctaatatttactcatatatatgcttatatactatataatctttttgtatgatacttacatatattgttgtgacaaaataaataaataaataaataaataaaataggtatACCAAATACTGTAActacttgtcccaaaggtgctttttcaagaggcaactagactttctaagttttctttgaagactttttgtttttcatccaagaagcttctttagctctttaagcacctttgggacaaccatgacctgaatgactgagaatctccatagacatgtatttttctcttttcctcctccatctctctgGGTTCCTGTGTTCAATAGTTTACTGAAATCTAGACCTGAGACTTTTTACATAGTATTTCTTAAATGTTTTCTTAAATGTTAGTTTGACAGGTGAGAGATGGAAAGTTCATTTATGGATGATGAAGAGGATTGCCCTGAATTGATTCCCATAAAGGAGCCAGCAATAAAGGATAACGTAGAAGACATTCAATCAAGTAACAACTTTAAGATTCCTGTTACTATCATCTCAGGATATTTAGGTAATAAATGGTAGATTCACTCTGATTTGTCACAGTTCTTGGTTTTTAATGAAGAATTACTTTACTTAAACTTTTTGTCATAATAATAAATGGATAGCAATTTTAGGAATGCATGTTATGCCCACGCAGAAATTTTTGCATCTCTGCAGGTGCCTTCTACTCCTTGACAGAATATATAAAACATGATTGACAGAATAATTTGGGGGTTAAAATGAACTTCATTAGAAATATTCCTTTGTGTGAGTTTATTTCTTGATAAAATGTGATGATATGGCAAGCATGCCCCAACTAACAAGACATTATGTCTGCCccggatacaaaaaaaaaagtagaagccTTACGTGGACACTTAAGTCCTGTGAAAGGAAGCTAACCTAATTTTGTCAAATCCACTCATCTTTCTTATTTGCATAGTGGACTTcacatatttatttcaaaattcagGTAAGAAGACCTACAAAACTTCTCCCATGTTCTAGAACATTACAATATGGTTTGatgtttcttaaccttgacaTCTTGAAAAtgcgtgggcttcaactcccagaattctccagccagcaggctggggaattctggaaactgaaatCCATACACTTTCAAGTTGTTaaggtttgaaaaacactgatataaCACTGATATAGCATATTCCTTGAGAACCGATCGGGCTGGCTAGTGGATAGTGTTGACTAGCTGCTGATTTTTGTTAGAGTAGTATCTTGAAGGCCTAAGACACTGAAATGGTCACTATAGCAGCCCTCTTCTGCCTTTCCTTCACCATGATTATAATGATTACAGTAGTTCCTGGCAGGGACCTGTTAGTCTGAGTCAACAACTCAAGTTCAGAAGTTTCATTTACATTATATAACTGATTGTGTCATGATACACCAGTTCAAgacaaacttattttatagttTAATGCAAAGGTTTTCAAGGGGAGGTGTGCAACTCTCCAGGAAATTACAGCAAATTTGAAGCAGTTTGCATATTTTGACAAGCATACACATGCAAGGCAAAGAATGCTAATAAGATTTACCCTTACTTTGCCTGGGCAAGTCAgtaacaaattattttttttatagttttggCAGTAAACTGTAaatataaatgggaaaaaaaagagaaatgagtGGCTGTCtcaaaaatagaaacagaaatagaattcTAAGGAATCCCTGATTCCTCAGAATTCtgtaaaattaagtaaaaataaaaattaattaaaatattgttttaaaatacatGTTTAATGACTTCCAAAGAAAaggtttttaatttatatcataGTTAGGTAATAGTGGCACTACAGATTTTGACAATCCAGGCTTAAGTGGTTTGTGTAAACTCACTATTAGTATTCCTAGCTGGAAGTGAGAAGGCAGTTCTCCACAGGCCTATTTCTGTGCtcagattctttttctttgtctactTCCAAGTAATAGTTGAAGGAACATGGAGTCTGCTGATAATGGCTCCAGCTCAGACCCTAAACATCTGAGGAAAATGTATAAACCAAAGATTGCATTTTGAAactgtgttaaatagttttataatGTACAAAGCCTGTTAaaattcatttcaatattttaatgtttctgaAGGTCTCTGGTGTTTTAATTTTCTCTTATAGTTGGCTGATCAAGTAGGTTAAAAGGAAGGAAATCTTACAAAATGTTGCAACTGTTACAAATACAACTGCATTTTACTTATAGTGTCCAtaaatatttctattattatGGTCTCAGAATAGACTTCCAAATATGTGATCAAATCCTGCTTTTTCAAGTATAGGTGATTGCTGACTTAAAAAGAgggttagaaatattttttttaaattattggaatGGTGTCTCAAAATATCTCCTTAGTATAAAGAATGGGACCTCATTGTTCTTTTTTAGTCTAGTGAAGTTTGTTCTGCTTTCTTTAGGTGCAGGAAAAACTACTCTTCTTAATTACATTTTGACTGAACAACATAGCAAGAGAATAGCAGttattttaaatgaatttggTGAAGGTATGTAAGAATGCAAGTGAATGGAAAACAAAGTTTCATGTTGAAGCCTAAGTGTGTAATTTCATAAATGTAAAacattttcttcaatttatatttgaaaaatataaattcttcaatatatattttcttttatgtacactgagagcatatgcaccaagacaaatttcttgtgtgtccaatcatacttggccaataaaaattctattctattctattctattctattctattctattctattctattttcacacATTTTAAGAGTTGCAATGCAAAATTTGCTTTCCAAGGAATATTGTGCACTCTTGCTGTAATCTAACGACATTGCTTTAAAGTTTGTCCTTTTCAATaagtacattaggatacatgaaGTATAGCAACTGAGAAAGTTAGTTCTATTTATTAAGTTACACAAAGATTGAGATTGCAGAAAAATTAGGGTGTGGCTTTATTTACTGGCTCCTTTAGCATCACTTTCTCAAAAAGCTTCAAACATCCAAAATCTGAAATGTATTAttctttcattgttttattttctttcaataaaaGTGCTATTTTTATTACAGCTTTTCTTGTTTTCTCAGGTAGTGCATTGGAAAAATCCTTGGCTATAAGTCAAGGTGGAGAACTCTATGAAGAATGGCTGGAGCTCAGAAATGGCTGTCTTTGCTGCTCAGTAAAGTAAGGAATTTTTATTTGGTAAAATTGCCAATTCTAATATTGAGGATTTAAAACTGTCGTCTGCATTTCGCATGATGAAGGCCAATTATGCTAGGGAAGACCTAGTAttgtactacaggtagtccttgatttacaaccgcaattgagaccagaattttcattgctaggcaaggaaagttgttaagtgaattgtactcaattttatgacctttttgccatggtggttaagcaaatgactgcagttgttaaatgaatcatggagttgttaagcaaatccagcttctctcattgactttacttgtcaaaagCTAGATAGGAAGATCACAAATgacgatcacatgaccttggactgTTGTAACTGCCTGATCTAAGTGTTTTAGCAAATTTAGCAAAACATAAAATTaagttcttaaaattaaaattaaggttAAAGAGTCATTTGTATTGCAAATTGGACCTATTTTAAAAGAATGGGTATTGATAAATAGCTTCCTTTTTGACACTTTCTTCTCAAGTAAATGAATAATTTAGAGAAGATGTAAGAGAACAGACAGAATGCAGAAACTTAGATATATGAaagtaaacttttaaaattaacatGGGTCTATAAATTCATTGTAATTATTTACAAATTAATTATAAGGAGATTTGCAATTAGTTTGTAAACTTATTTAATAAGCTTA
This genomic window from Ahaetulla prasina isolate Xishuangbanna chromosome 2, ASM2864084v1, whole genome shotgun sequence contains:
- the LOC131193389 gene encoding zinc-regulated GTPase metalloprotein activator 1A-like isoform X2; amino-acid sequence: MESSFMDDEEDCPELIPIKEPAIKDNVEDIQSSNNFKIPVTIISGYLGAGKTTLLNYILTEQHSKRIAVILNEFGEGSALEKSLAISQGGELYEEWLELRNGCLCCSVK